In the Helianthus annuus cultivar XRQ/B chromosome 11, HanXRQr2.0-SUNRISE, whole genome shotgun sequence genome, one interval contains:
- the LOC110889703 gene encoding uncharacterized protein LOC110889703 produces the protein MSSKKSSLVPITRAFLSSYYDKHPFSPISDDVSRLSQQLRSLSAGLQQDATVPLPQGERYLVQEVDSQPPHKIDENMWKNREHIEEIIFLLETSHWPKLLQQQSTTEDIELARLLKQLREKCGRILEIVESFQSKNAENVFNTVMTYMPQDFRGTLIRKQRERSEKNKKAQVDALVSAGGSIRDRYALLWQQQMERRRQLAQLGSAGGVYKTVVKYLVGVPQVLLDFVRQINDDQGPMEEQRHRYGLPMYALTKLVLNIHLFLSLSWWRFQDIKLQKHQLSILEEAVNVYISELARFLNFTGEVFANSPFFVTVEEAGAIEANKNDDYKEASVPAGTTYEVSLEVDSVNSYVAWDFSIAQGKISMDIGFSIEYTNSSGRKTLILPYRRYDSDQGNFCTISAGNYKLIWDNSFSTFFKKALRYKVDCIPPVVEPDAEERGTL, from the exons ATGAGTTCCAAAAAATCCAGTCTAGTTCCGATAACCAGAGCTTTCCTTTCCTCATACTACGATAAACACCCGTTTTCCCCCATTTCGGACGATGTATCTCGCCTTTCTCAACAACTCCGCAGCTTGTCTGCCGGTCTGCAGCAGGATGCTACTGTTCCGCTCCCtcaag GAGAAAGATATTTGGTACAAGAAGTTGATTCGCAGCCACCACATAAAATCGACGAGAATATGTGGAAAAACCGAGAGCATATTGAAGAAATTATTTTCTTGCTAGAAACCTCTCACTGGCCAAAACTT CTTCAACAACAGTCTACAACTGAAGATATCGAACTTGCTCGGCTTCTTAAACAGCTAAGAGAAAAATGTGGACGCATATTGGAGATTGTTGAGTCATTCCAGTCCAAGAATGCAGAAAACGTGTTTAACACAG TCATGACCTATATGCCCCAAGACTTCAGAGGTACATTGATTAGAAAGCAAAGAGAGCGGTCAGAGAAGAATAAAAAAGCGCAAGTGGATGCTTTAGTAAGTGCTGGTGGAAGCATACGCGATCGTTATGCTCTGCTATGGCAACAGCAAATGGAACG GAGACGGCAGTTAGCTCAGCTTGGTTCTGCTGGAGGTGTGTATAAGACAGTTGTGAAATACTTAGTAGGTGTCCCGCAGGTTCTACTGGATTTTGTTCGCCAAATAAATGACGATCAAGG ACCGATGGAGGAACAAAGGCATCGCTATGGACTACCTATGTATGCTCTCACAAAGTTGGTGCTTAATATTCACCTTTTTCTCTCTTTGTCATGGTGGCGCTTTCAAGATATTAAACT ACAGAAGCATCAGTTATCTATCTTAGAAGAAGCAGTTAATGTCTATATATCTGAATTGGCAAGATTCCTCAATTTCACCGG GGAAGTGTTTGCAAATTCTCCTTTCTTTGTGACAGTAGAAGAAGCCGGTGCAATAGAAGCAAA taaaaatgatGATTATAAAGAAGCAAGTGTCCCAGCTGGGACAACTTATGAG GTCTCACTGGAGGTTGACTCGGTAAACTCATACGTTGCTTGGGATTTTTCCATAGCACAAGGGAAAATTAGCATG GACATTGGATTCAGCATTGAGTACACAAATTCATCTGGGCGTAAAACA CTGATCTTGCCTTACCGGAGGTATGATTCTGACCAA GGTAACTTCTGCACAATCTCGGCTGGCAACTACAAACTCATTTGGGATAATTCATTTTCGACATTCTTCAAAAAG GCCCTCCGCTACAAGGTGGACTGTATACCGCCAGTTGTGGAACCTGATGCGGAAGAAAGAGGCACATTGTGA